A single window of Desulfovibrio psychrotolerans DNA harbors:
- the fdnG gene encoding formate dehydrogenase-N subunit alpha: MSVSRRQFLKLSAGAATATAFGGLGLSLKPTEARAQLLKLNWAKQTTSVCCYCSVGCGLLVHTAKDGQGRAINVEGDPDHPINEGALCAKGASIWQLAENDKRISTPLYRAPYSDKWTPVSWEWAYEQIAKRVKKTRDEAFFLKNDKGEVINRTDAMASVGSAAMDNEECWIYQAFLRSLGLVYIEHQARIUHSATVAALAESFGRGAMTNHWIDLKNSDCILIMGSNAAENHPISFKWVLKAKDAGATLIHVDPRYTRTSTKCDIYAPIRSGADIPFLGGMIKYILDNELFFREYMINYTNASFIVGKDYSFRNGLFSGFNPATSSYDKTKWKYETDENGVPKKDATLKNPRCVYNLMKEHYKRYTLDKVSSITGTPKEDLLKVYKAYAATGKQDKAGTIMYAMGWTQHSVGVQNIRAMAIIQLLLGNIGVAGGGVNALRGEANVQGSTDQALLAHIIPGYLGVPTSKWPTLADYNKNNTPVSKDPLSANWWGNKPKYVASLLKALYPAATLEDAYKWLPKLDAHKPVTQYFWMGMFDKMLKGQFKGFFAWGQNPACSGANANKTREAMGQLDWMVNVNIFDNETGSFWKGPGMDPAKIKTEVFFLPCAVAIEKEGSISNSGRLMQWRYVGPKPYAETKPDGDIILELAEKIRELYRIEGGAFPHPVMALNTADWQDHHGHFDPHRVAKLINGYFLKDAEVNGKTFTKGQQVPSFAFLTDDGSTCSGNWIYSGSYTDNGNMAARRDKNQTEAQAKIGLYPNWSWTWPVNRRILYNRASVTPEGKPYAPAKSVIEWDGEKWVGDVPDGGWKPGEKNPFIMVAHGYGQLYGPGREEGPFPEHYEPLECPVKDNPFSGQLHNPTAFKIAGDEHAVCDPRFPFIGTTYRVTEHWQTGHMTRNTPWLLETEPQLFCEISEELAKLRGIENGELVKVASLRGELDCVAIVTKRIKPFKVLGSEVHMVGLPWHYGWTTPKNGGDSANLLTPSVGDPNTGIPESKAFMVNVRKKQGA; this comes from the coding sequence ATGTCAGTCTCTCGCAGACAATTTCTCAAGCTTTCGGCCGGAGCCGCCACAGCCACCGCCTTCGGCGGGCTGGGCCTGAGCCTTAAGCCCACCGAAGCCCGGGCGCAGCTGCTCAAGCTGAACTGGGCCAAGCAGACAACGTCCGTCTGTTGTTACTGTTCCGTCGGGTGCGGCCTTCTGGTGCACACGGCTAAAGACGGTCAGGGGCGCGCCATAAACGTGGAAGGCGATCCGGACCATCCCATCAACGAAGGCGCACTCTGCGCCAAGGGCGCTTCCATCTGGCAGCTTGCAGAAAATGACAAGCGCATTTCCACCCCCCTGTACCGCGCCCCTTACAGTGATAAGTGGACCCCCGTTTCATGGGAATGGGCATACGAGCAGATCGCCAAGCGGGTGAAAAAAACCCGTGACGAGGCATTTTTCCTGAAGAACGACAAAGGCGAAGTCATCAACCGTACGGACGCCATGGCCTCCGTAGGCTCCGCCGCAATGGATAACGAGGAATGCTGGATATATCAGGCATTTCTCAGAAGCCTCGGCCTGGTGTACATAGAGCACCAGGCGCGGATCTGACACAGCGCAACTGTAGCGGCTCTGGCAGAGTCGTTCGGACGCGGCGCGATGACCAACCACTGGATCGACCTCAAGAACAGTGATTGCATTCTGATAATGGGCAGCAACGCTGCCGAAAACCATCCCATCTCCTTCAAGTGGGTGCTCAAGGCAAAGGATGCGGGCGCAACCCTCATCCATGTAGACCCCCGCTACACCCGCACATCCACCAAGTGTGATATTTACGCCCCCATCCGTTCCGGGGCGGACATCCCCTTCCTTGGCGGCATGATCAAGTACATTCTGGATAACGAACTGTTCTTCAGGGAGTACATGATCAACTACACCAACGCTTCGTTCATCGTGGGCAAGGACTACTCCTTCCGTAACGGCCTGTTCTCCGGGTTCAACCCCGCCACGTCTTCCTACGACAAGACCAAATGGAAGTACGAAACCGATGAGAACGGCGTTCCGAAGAAAGACGCCACCCTCAAGAACCCGCGCTGCGTGTACAACCTGATGAAGGAACACTACAAGCGTTACACGCTGGACAAGGTATCCTCCATCACCGGCACCCCCAAGGAAGACCTGCTCAAGGTCTACAAGGCCTATGCCGCCACGGGCAAGCAGGACAAGGCAGGCACCATCATGTACGCCATGGGCTGGACCCAGCACTCCGTGGGCGTGCAGAACATCCGCGCCATGGCCATCATCCAGCTGCTGCTGGGCAACATCGGCGTGGCAGGCGGCGGCGTGAACGCCCTGCGCGGCGAAGCCAACGTGCAGGGTTCCACAGACCAGGCGCTGCTGGCGCACATCATTCCCGGCTATCTGGGTGTGCCCACCTCCAAGTGGCCCACCCTTGCGGACTACAACAAAAACAATACTCCCGTCAGCAAGGACCCCCTGTCCGCCAACTGGTGGGGCAACAAGCCCAAGTACGTTGCCAGCCTGCTCAAGGCCCTGTATCCCGCGGCAACGCTGGAAGACGCCTATAAATGGCTGCCCAAGCTGGACGCGCACAAGCCCGTTACCCAGTACTTCTGGATGGGCATGTTCGACAAAATGCTGAAGGGCCAGTTCAAGGGCTTCTTCGCATGGGGCCAAAACCCCGCGTGCAGCGGTGCCAACGCCAACAAGACCCGCGAGGCCATGGGCCAGCTGGACTGGATGGTAAACGTCAACATCTTTGACAACGAAACCGGCTCCTTCTGGAAGGGACCGGGCATGGACCCTGCCAAGATTAAGACGGAAGTCTTCTTCCTGCCCTGCGCAGTCGCCATAGAAAAGGAAGGCTCCATCTCCAACTCCGGCCGCCTGATGCAATGGCGCTATGTTGGGCCCAAGCCGTACGCAGAGACCAAGCCTGACGGCGACATCATCCTTGAACTGGCCGAAAAGATTCGTGAACTCTACCGCATAGAAGGCGGCGCGTTCCCGCATCCGGTCATGGCTCTCAACACGGCGGACTGGCAGGACCATCACGGCCATTTCGATCCGCACCGTGTGGCCAAGCTCATCAACGGTTACTTCCTCAAAGATGCCGAGGTAAACGGAAAGACCTTCACCAAGGGCCAGCAGGTTCCCAGCTTCGCCTTCCTCACGGACGACGGCTCCACCTGCAGCGGCAACTGGATATACAGCGGTTCCTACACGGACAACGGCAACATGGCTGCCCGCCGCGACAAAAACCAGACCGAGGCGCAGGCCAAGATAGGCCTGTACCCCAACTGGTCGTGGACATGGCCCGTAAACCGCCGCATCCTGTACAACCGCGCGTCGGTAACACCGGAAGGCAAGCCCTACGCCCCTGCAAAGTCCGTCATCGAATGGGACGGCGAAAAGTGGGTGGGCGACGTGCCGGACGGCGGCTGGAAGCCCGGCGAGAAGAACCCCTTCATCATGGTGGCCCACGGCTACGGTCAGCTCTACGGCCCCGGCCGTGAAGAAGGTCCGTTCCCGGAACACTATGAACCGCTGGAATGCCCGGTCAAGGACAACCCCTTCTCCGGTCAGCTGCATAACCCCACGGCCTTCAAGATCGCAGGCGATGAGCACGCCGTGTGCGACCCGCGCTTCCCGTTCATCGGCACCACCTACCGCGTGACCGAGCACTGGCAGACGGGCCACATGACCCGCAACACGCCTTGGCTGCTGGAAACAGAACCGCAGCTCTTCTGCGAAATAAGCGAAGAACTGGCCAAACTGCGCGGCATAGAAAACGGCGAACTGGTCAAGGTCGCCAGCCTGCGCGGCGAACTGGACTGCGTTGCCATTGTCACCAAGCGCATCAAACCGTTCAAGGTGCTGGGCAGCGAAGTTCATATGGTCGGCCTGCCCTGGCATTACGGCTGGACCACCCCCAAGAACGGCGGAGATTCCGCCAACCTCCTCACCCCCTCCGTGGGCGACCCCAACACCGGTATACCGGAGAGCAAGGCGTTCATGGTTAACGTGAGAAAGAAGCAGGGAGCGTAA